In Tsuneonella dongtanensis, a single window of DNA contains:
- a CDS encoding SufE family protein, with protein MRSLQDIAEEYDFLDTDDRYRLLIELGRELEPMPDALKTDATLVRGCSAAVWVYPTGDTERLHFLADSNAAITKGIVALVIAAVQDKPAREVAAMDVAEALAPFDLKNQLSSNRTQGVPNMIALVRDHAARIAAG; from the coding sequence ATGCGCAGCCTTCAAGACATCGCCGAGGAATACGATTTCCTCGATACCGACGACCGCTATCGGCTCCTGATCGAGCTCGGCCGTGAGCTCGAGCCCATGCCCGATGCGCTCAAGACCGACGCGACCCTTGTGCGCGGATGCTCGGCGGCGGTCTGGGTCTATCCGACCGGCGATACCGAGCGGCTGCACTTCCTGGCCGACAGCAATGCCGCGATCACCAAGGGCATCGTCGCGCTGGTGATCGCCGCGGTGCAGGACAAGCCGGCGCGCGAAGTCGCCGCAATGGACGTGGCGGAGGCGCTGGCCCCGTTCGACCTCAAGAACCAGCTCAGCAGCAACCGGACCCAGGGCGTGCCCAACATGATCGCGCTGGTACGCGATCACGCGGCGAGGATCGCAGCCGGCTAG
- the leuC gene encoding 3-isopropylmalate dehydratase large subunit: MASRPRTLYEKIWDAHVVETRDDGTALIYIDRHLVHEVTSPQAFEALRVAGRPVRRPDLTLAVPDHNLPTTPRLDSAGKRLPIADPESAAQLAALEANAPAFGIRYIGATDAAQGIVHVVGPEQGFSLPGATIVCGDSHTAAHGGIGALAFGIGTSEVEHVLATQTLLLRKSRTMEVRVDGQLGPGVTPKDLILHIIGVVGTAGGTGHVIEYRGPVFEAMSVEGRLTVCNMSIEAGARAGLIAPDDITFAYLKGRPLAPEGQDWDRAVEWWRSLATDPGAAFDKSVVIDASAVEPTVSWGTSPEDVVPIGGRVPAPDSFADPSKQDAARRSLDYMGLEPGQRMVDVAIENVFIGSCTNSRIEDLRAAAEVLRGRHKADGVKWAIVVPGSGLVKAQAEAEGLDRVFIEAGLEWREPGCSACLGMNPDKVPPGERCASTSNRNFVGRQGPGSRTHLVSPAMAAAAAVTGRLTDVRELAS, encoded by the coding sequence ATGGCCAGCCGACCCCGCACGCTCTACGAAAAGATCTGGGACGCGCACGTCGTCGAAACCCGCGACGACGGTACCGCGCTCATCTACATCGACCGGCACCTCGTCCACGAAGTGACGAGCCCGCAGGCGTTCGAGGCGCTGCGCGTCGCCGGCCGCCCCGTGCGTCGGCCCGACCTGACCCTTGCCGTCCCCGACCACAACCTGCCGACGACGCCCCGGCTCGATAGCGCCGGTAAGCGTCTTCCCATCGCCGACCCGGAAAGCGCCGCGCAGCTTGCCGCGCTCGAAGCGAACGCCCCGGCCTTCGGCATCCGTTACATCGGCGCGACCGACGCCGCGCAGGGCATCGTCCACGTGGTCGGGCCGGAACAGGGGTTTTCGCTCCCCGGCGCGACGATCGTCTGCGGCGACAGCCACACCGCCGCGCACGGCGGCATCGGCGCGCTCGCCTTCGGCATCGGGACGAGCGAGGTCGAACACGTCCTCGCCACGCAGACGCTGCTGCTGCGCAAGTCGCGGACGATGGAAGTGCGGGTCGATGGCCAGCTCGGCCCCGGCGTTACGCCCAAGGATTTGATCCTCCACATCATCGGCGTCGTCGGGACCGCGGGCGGAACGGGCCACGTGATCGAGTACCGGGGGCCGGTGTTCGAGGCGATGAGCGTCGAGGGCCGGCTAACCGTGTGCAATATGAGCATCGAGGCGGGTGCGCGCGCCGGTCTCATTGCACCCGACGACATCACTTTCGCCTATCTCAAGGGTCGGCCTCTGGCGCCCGAGGGGCAGGACTGGGACCGCGCCGTCGAGTGGTGGCGCTCGCTGGCGACCGATCCCGGCGCGGCATTCGACAAGTCCGTCGTCATCGATGCGTCGGCGGTCGAGCCGACCGTCAGCTGGGGCACCAGCCCCGAGGATGTCGTGCCGATCGGTGGCCGCGTGCCCGCACCGGACAGCTTTGCAGACCCGTCCAAGCAGGATGCCGCGCGGCGCAGCCTCGATTACATGGGACTCGAGCCCGGCCAGCGGATGGTCGACGTGGCAATCGAGAACGTGTTCATCGGCAGCTGCACCAACAGCCGCATCGAGGACTTGCGGGCCGCCGCCGAAGTCCTCCGCGGGCGCCACAAGGCCGATGGCGTCAAGTGGGCGATCGTCGTTCCCGGTTCGGGCCTGGTGAAGGCCCAGGCCGAGGCCGAGGGACTCGACCGCGTGTTCATCGAAGCCGGGCTCGAATGGCGCGAGCCGGGTTGTTCGGCCTGCCTGGGCATGAACCCCGACAAGGTTCCGCCGGGCGAACGCTGCGCCTCGACCAGCAACCGCAACTTCGTTGGCCGTCAGGGTCCCGGATCGCGCACCCATCTCGTCAGCCCCGCGATGGCCGCCGCGGCGGCGGTGACAGGCAGGCTCACCGACGTGCGCGAGCTGGCGAGCTGA
- a CDS encoding sterol desaturase family protein, with protein MDWLLPTLIVVLTVLAMEFVAWSSHKYVMHGFGWAWHRDHHEPHDGFLEKNDLYALVGAAMSISMFAIGSPMIMGVDAWWPGTWIGLGVLAYGIIYTLVHDGLVHQRWFRWVPKRGYAKRLVQAHKLHHATIGKEGGVSFGFVFARDPAKLKAELKRQREAGIAVVRESVGA; from the coding sequence ATGGACTGGCTGCTTCCGACCCTGATCGTTGTGCTCACCGTGCTGGCGATGGAATTCGTCGCGTGGTCGAGCCACAAGTATGTGATGCACGGGTTCGGCTGGGCGTGGCATCGCGACCATCACGAACCGCACGACGGCTTCCTCGAGAAGAACGACCTGTATGCCCTCGTGGGCGCAGCCATGAGCATCTCGATGTTCGCGATCGGCAGCCCGATGATCATGGGCGTGGACGCCTGGTGGCCGGGCACCTGGATCGGTCTCGGCGTGCTGGCCTACGGGATCATCTACACCCTGGTACATGACGGACTGGTCCATCAGCGCTGGTTCCGCTGGGTGCCCAAGCGCGGCTATGCCAAGCGGCTGGTGCAGGCTCACAAGCTGCACCACGCGACGATCGGCAAGGAAGGCGGGGTGAGCTTCGGGTTCGTCTTCGCGCGTGACCCTGCCAAGCTCAAGGCCGAGCTGAAGCGCCAGCGCGAGGCGGGCATCGCGGTCGTACGCGAGAGCGTGGGAGCCTAG
- a CDS encoding cytochrome c, with the protein MKARTILLGAATACALAAAGHAHVHPAKSLKPDDPALLVEARQGGMAMSVAAIGAIGSGLERKAPPKSYRMAAMGLAHFATSLPALFDQKTSKVAGTEASPAIWSDSAGFAARMAEYRDATGALLSAIDANDEAAVAAALASTKAACKACHDTYQLK; encoded by the coding sequence ATGAAGGCAAGAACCATTCTGCTGGGCGCAGCGACCGCTTGTGCCCTGGCTGCGGCAGGTCATGCGCATGTCCACCCGGCCAAGTCGCTCAAGCCCGACGATCCTGCGCTGCTCGTCGAGGCTCGGCAGGGAGGCATGGCGATGTCGGTTGCCGCGATCGGGGCGATCGGCAGTGGCCTCGAGCGCAAGGCCCCGCCCAAGTCGTATCGCATGGCGGCCATGGGCCTCGCGCATTTCGCGACTTCGCTGCCCGCCCTCTTCGACCAGAAAACCTCGAAAGTGGCCGGGACCGAGGCGAGTCCGGCGATCTGGAGCGATAGCGCCGGATTCGCAGCCCGCATGGCGGAGTATCGCGATGCAACCGGGGCTTTGCTCTCGGCCATCGATGCCAACGACGAGGCGGCTGTCGCGGCCGCCCTTGCCAGCACGAAGGCAGCGTGCAAAGCGTGCCACGATACGTACCAGCTCAAATAG
- a CDS encoding BolA/IbaG family iron-sulfur metabolism protein translates to MPMAAADIVAMIEAALPGAVVEMRDLAGDNDHWAARVTAPQFAGLTRVKQHKLVYDALGGRMGGELHALQLTTAVPN, encoded by the coding sequence ATGCCGATGGCGGCTGCCGATATCGTCGCGATGATCGAGGCCGCGCTTCCGGGCGCGGTCGTCGAGATGCGCGATCTTGCCGGCGACAACGATCATTGGGCGGCGCGAGTGACCGCACCGCAGTTTGCCGGGCTCACGCGGGTGAAGCAGCACAAGCTGGTCTACGATGCCCTCGGTGGACGGATGGGCGGGGAACTCCACGCCTTGCAACTGACGACCGCCGTTCCCAACTGA
- the pspC gene encoding envelope stress response membrane protein PspC, with product MNSPRTTLYRDKQNAKLMGVCSGIADYTGVNVMWVRLVFLLLLITVAPILLPMYFIAGLLLNKKPPHLYVDQEETKYWQRVRQSPKRTAREIRGKFREIDRRLADVETYYVTSNPRLNAEIERLR from the coding sequence GTGAACAGCCCACGCACCACGCTCTACCGCGACAAGCAGAACGCCAAGCTGATGGGCGTCTGCTCGGGGATCGCCGACTACACAGGCGTCAACGTGATGTGGGTCCGGCTGGTCTTCCTGCTGCTGCTCATCACCGTCGCGCCGATCCTGTTGCCGATGTATTTCATCGCCGGATTACTTCTCAACAAGAAGCCGCCGCACCTCTACGTCGACCAGGAAGAGACGAAGTACTGGCAGCGCGTGCGCCAGAGCCCGAAGCGGACCGCCCGCGAAATCCGCGGCAAGTTCCGCGAGATAGACCGCCGCCTGGCCGACGTGGAAACCTATTACGTCACCAGCAATCCGCGCCTCAACGCCGAGATCGAACGGCTGCGCTGA
- the pspA gene encoding phage shock protein PspA — MNKPTSSDGIGNDPLGPEPGDTPLRGNQSSRAADAPARPHPFARSSRLDEEVERLRRSPTPTQSAEQRDIANYGVAFMGIFSRTRDIIAANFNDMLDKADDPTKMIRMIILEMEETLVEVRASAARTIADQKEMHRHTVKLERLQADWAEKAQLALSKDREDLARAALVEKKKAADMAEQLKQEIAVLDDALRAYEQDIEKLQVRLREARSRQTAIAARLESAENRVKLRSLMTNERTDEALARFDQLERRVDYAEGRADALSIADGTGKPTLADEIAALAGKDQIDDELAEMKRALGMDTENNTKED, encoded by the coding sequence ATGAACAAGCCGACCTCCTCGGACGGCATTGGTAACGACCCCCTAGGGCCGGAGCCCGGCGACACCCCCCTGCGCGGAAATCAGTCCTCCCGCGCCGCCGACGCTCCGGCCCGTCCCCACCCGTTCGCGCGCAGCTCCCGGCTCGACGAGGAAGTCGAGCGCCTGCGTCGCAGCCCTACGCCCACCCAGTCCGCCGAACAGCGCGACATCGCCAACTACGGAGTTGCCTTCATGGGTATTTTCAGCCGCACCCGGGACATCATCGCGGCCAATTTCAACGACATGCTCGACAAGGCGGACGACCCGACGAAGATGATCCGCATGATCATCCTCGAGATGGAGGAAACCCTGGTGGAGGTGCGCGCGTCGGCCGCGCGGACCATCGCCGACCAGAAGGAGATGCACCGGCATACGGTCAAGCTCGAGCGGCTCCAGGCCGACTGGGCGGAGAAGGCGCAGCTTGCGCTCAGCAAGGACCGCGAGGACCTCGCCCGTGCCGCGCTCGTCGAGAAGAAGAAGGCCGCCGACATGGCCGAGCAGCTCAAGCAGGAAATTGCGGTGCTCGACGACGCCTTGCGCGCCTACGAGCAGGACATCGAGAAGCTGCAGGTGCGCCTGCGCGAGGCGCGCAGCCGCCAGACGGCGATCGCCGCCCGCCTCGAGAGCGCCGAGAACCGCGTCAAGCTGCGCAGCCTGATGACCAACGAGCGGACCGACGAGGCGCTCGCCCGCTTCGACCAGCTCGAGCGCCGGGTCGACTATGCCGAGGGCCGCGCAGACGCGCTTTCGATCGCCGACGGTACCGGCAAGCCGACGCTCGCGGACGAGATCGCCGCGCTGGCCGGAAAGGACCAGATCGACGACGAGCTCGCCGAGATGAAGCGGGCACTGGGCATGGACACTGAAAACAACACCAAGGAGGACTGA
- a CDS encoding helix-turn-helix domain-containing protein, whose product MRQVQRLTERYFGLAPRTLIRKYRALRAAVLLSRPDLSDEDFAAIQDHFYDQPHMIREIRMFAGRTPARIANPDMPFLSRFLDLRHFRDAGPRLAPIPDDLRA is encoded by the coding sequence GTGAGGCAGGTCCAGCGTCTGACCGAGCGTTACTTCGGGCTCGCGCCGCGAACGCTCATCCGCAAGTACCGGGCATTGCGCGCGGCGGTGCTCCTGTCGCGCCCGGATCTTTCCGACGAGGATTTCGCCGCGATCCAGGACCACTTCTACGACCAGCCGCACATGATCCGCGAGATCCGCATGTTCGCCGGCCGGACGCCCGCGCGTATTGCCAACCCGGACATGCCGTTCCTGTCGCGTTTCCTCGACCTGCGTCATTTCCGGGACGCCGGACCGCGCCTGGCCCCCATTCCCGACGACTTGCGCGCCTAG
- a CDS encoding isopropylmalate isomerase, which yields MTKKLTGKAIAAGAAIGSAAIAAALLYANKRKEEKKPPAPPQAPSGEPPETD from the coding sequence ATGACCAAGAAACTCACTGGCAAGGCGATCGCCGCAGGCGCTGCGATCGGGTCCGCCGCCATCGCCGCCGCGCTGCTCTATGCGAACAAGCGCAAGGAAGAGAAGAAACCTCCGGCGCCACCGCAAGCACCTTCGGGCGAGCCCCCGGAAACCGACTGA
- a CDS encoding DNA-deoxyinosine glycosylase: MAHPSRQPRDGRRGGGDRQAHRRARAGELSVRKTAFAPVAAGDARVLILGSLPGDASLAAGRYYAHPQNRFWHLVGHVIGSDVSHLAYEERLDALKSAGIALWDTVASARREGSLDAAIREASHAPLADLAAGLPDLRAVAFNGRKASAIGRPQLAGRDLALIDLPSSSPAFAAMPLADKERLWARLADFLI; encoded by the coding sequence ATCGCGCACCCATCTCGTCAGCCCCGCGATGGCCGCCGCGGCGGCGGTGACAGGCAGGCTCACCGACGTGCGCGAGCTGGCGAGCTGAGCGTCCGCAAGACCGCCTTCGCGCCCGTCGCCGCCGGCGACGCACGTGTCCTGATCCTTGGCAGCCTGCCGGGCGACGCGTCCCTCGCCGCCGGACGGTATTACGCCCATCCGCAAAACCGCTTCTGGCACCTCGTCGGCCACGTCATCGGCAGCGACGTCTCCCACCTTGCGTACGAGGAGCGACTCGATGCGCTGAAGTCCGCCGGTATTGCCTTGTGGGACACGGTCGCCTCCGCGCGTCGCGAAGGCAGCCTGGATGCGGCCATTCGCGAAGCCAGCCATGCGCCGCTGGCCGATCTTGCAGCGGGGCTGCCGGATCTTCGCGCGGTCGCCTTCAACGGCCGCAAGGCGAGCGCAATCGGGCGGCCGCAACTTGCCGGCAGGGACCTCGCGCTGATCGACCTTCCTTCATCATCGCCTGCCTTCGCGGCGATGCCCCTAGCCGACAAAGAGCGGCTTTGGGCGCGGCTAGCCGATTTCCTGATCTGA
- the grxD gene encoding Grx4 family monothiol glutaredoxin encodes MSDVTQRIADIVEANDVVLFMKGTPLFPQCGFSNRAVSILDHCGVTYESVDVLQDMEIRQGIKSFSDWPTIPQLYVKGEFVGGSDIMMEMFEAGELQTMFGEKGVASAS; translated from the coding sequence ATGTCCGACGTCACCCAGCGTATTGCCGACATCGTCGAAGCCAACGATGTCGTCCTCTTCATGAAGGGCACTCCGCTCTTCCCCCAGTGCGGGTTTTCCAACCGCGCGGTATCGATCCTCGACCATTGCGGCGTGACCTACGAGAGCGTCGACGTGCTGCAGGACATGGAAATCCGCCAGGGCATCAAGTCGTTCAGCGACTGGCCGACGATCCCCCAGCTCTACGTGAAGGGCGAATTCGTCGGCGGCAGCGACATCATGATGGAGATGTTCGAGGCCGGCGAGCTGCAGACGATGTTCGGCGAAAAGGGCGTCGCCTCAGCCAGCTGA
- the leuD gene encoding 3-isopropylmalate dehydratase small subunit — protein sequence MEPLREVEGRAIPFGAKNVDTDVIIPAHWLKTITREGLGRGAFETVRAKGDSVFDDPEFAGAPILIAGDNFGCGSSREHAAWALLDMGIRAVIAPSFSDIFASNAFKNGVLTVALPQDQVDRLLEVARTDPIAIDLESQVVTTPFQDRFAFEIDPFRKHCLLEGLDEVGLTLARDAAIGEYETRQATQMPWFAHGTEKAA from the coding sequence ATGGAGCCGCTGCGCGAAGTCGAAGGCCGGGCGATCCCGTTCGGCGCGAAGAACGTCGATACCGACGTGATCATCCCGGCGCACTGGCTCAAGACGATCACCCGCGAGGGCCTCGGCCGGGGTGCTTTCGAGACGGTGCGCGCGAAAGGGGACAGCGTCTTCGACGACCCCGAGTTCGCCGGCGCGCCGATCCTGATCGCGGGCGACAATTTCGGCTGCGGTTCGAGCCGCGAGCATGCCGCCTGGGCCCTGCTCGACATGGGCATACGCGCGGTGATCGCGCCGAGCTTTTCCGACATCTTCGCCAGCAATGCGTTCAAGAACGGCGTCCTCACCGTCGCGCTGCCGCAGGACCAGGTCGACAGGCTGTTGGAGGTTGCACGGACCGATCCGATCGCAATCGACCTCGAGAGCCAGGTCGTGACCACGCCTTTCCAGGATCGCTTCGCGTTCGAGATCGACCCGTTCCGCAAGCATTGCCTGCTCGAAGGGCTCGACGAAGTCGGCCTGACACTCGCGCGCGATGCGGCGATTGGAGAATACGAGACGCGCCAGGCGACACAGATGCCCTGGTTCGCACATGGAACGGAGAAAGCTGCATGA
- a CDS encoding DUF1476 domain-containing protein has translation MTDFRDRERAEEAKFAMDEDTAFRVAARRNRLLGHWAAEKMGLTPEETDAYAKAVVQADFEEAGDEDVIRKVLGDLTQAGCEIDEAAVRAALEEKSVEARRQLMSES, from the coding sequence ATGACCGATTTCAGGGATCGCGAGCGCGCCGAGGAAGCCAAGTTCGCGATGGACGAAGACACCGCGTTCCGCGTCGCTGCCAGGCGCAACCGGCTTCTGGGCCACTGGGCCGCGGAGAAGATGGGCCTCACACCCGAAGAAACCGACGCCTATGCCAAGGCAGTGGTCCAGGCCGATTTCGAGGAAGCGGGCGACGAGGACGTCATCCGCAAGGTTCTGGGCGACCTCACCCAGGCTGGATGCGAGATCGACGAGGCCGCGGTGCGTGCCGCCCTCGAGGAGAAGTCGGTCGAGGCGCGCCGCCAGCTGATGAGCGAAAGCTGA
- a CDS encoding acyl-CoA thioesterase, with the protein MSAAAPFHFPIRIVPGDIDFMGHVNNARYLGWVQDAVLAHWQKLAPAEAVAERLWVALKHEITYRRPAFLEDDVIASTVLEKIHGARAFYRTVIQRGEEVLAEVSSSWCCVDAGTLRPARITEEIARFFFPGD; encoded by the coding sequence ATGTCAGCAGCAGCGCCGTTCCATTTCCCGATTCGCATCGTTCCCGGGGACATCGATTTCATGGGGCACGTGAATAACGCGCGCTATCTCGGCTGGGTGCAGGACGCGGTCCTGGCGCACTGGCAGAAGCTCGCCCCGGCCGAAGCCGTCGCGGAGCGGCTGTGGGTCGCACTGAAGCATGAGATCACCTACCGGCGGCCGGCATTCCTCGAAGACGACGTGATCGCCAGCACGGTTCTCGAAAAGATCCATGGCGCGCGGGCGTTCTATCGCACGGTCATCCAGCGCGGCGAGGAGGTTCTCGCGGAAGTCAGTTCCAGCTGGTGCTGCGTCGATGCCGGAACTCTGCGCCCCGCGCGCATCACCGAGGAAATCGCGCGGTTCTTTTTCCCCGGCGACTGA
- the pspB gene encoding envelope stress response membrane protein PspB: protein MIAIFIGLPWIILHYITRWKTAATITTDDEALLEELYGLAKRLDERMNTVERLVASDHDDFRPARLTHDREIDEAPLRELDRLLAEKKGASK, encoded by the coding sequence ATGATAGCGATCTTCATCGGATTGCCATGGATCATCCTGCACTACATCACCCGGTGGAAGACCGCCGCCACGATCACCACGGATGACGAGGCTTTGCTCGAGGAGCTTTATGGCCTCGCCAAACGGCTCGACGAGCGGATGAATACCGTGGAGCGCCTGGTCGCCAGCGACCATGACGATTTCCGGCCGGCCCGCCTTACCCACGACCGCGAGATCGACGAGGCGCCGCTGCGCGAACTCGACCGCCTGCTGGCCGAAAAGAAGGGAGCTTCGAAGTGA
- a CDS encoding NADPH:quinone oxidoreductase family protein, with the protein MKALRSHTVGGPETLTLDEVEVPTPGKGQVLVDVKACAINYPDGLIVRDLYQFKPERPFSPGGEIAGVIEALGEGVEGWQVGDRVLAGIGNGGLAEKVCVAAGRMFKVPDGVPFEKAASLMMTYGTTIHGLKDRGHIKPGDVMLVLGAAGGVGLSAVELGKAFGAKVIAAVSSEAKGEVARQAGADEVVIYPRDAMDKDASKELANKFKAACGPDGANIVYDIVGGQYSEPALRAIAWEGRFLVVGFPAGIPKMPLNLTLLKSCDICGVFWGAFTAREPEKFRAQADELFDLMAAGKIDPLISETFPLERGGEAIAKLEAREAVGKLVVTMD; encoded by the coding sequence ATGAAGGCCTTGCGTTCGCACACGGTCGGTGGACCCGAGACCCTTACCCTCGATGAGGTGGAGGTACCGACCCCCGGGAAAGGGCAGGTGCTCGTCGATGTGAAGGCCTGCGCCATCAACTACCCCGACGGGCTGATCGTACGCGATCTCTACCAGTTCAAGCCCGAGCGGCCCTTCTCTCCCGGGGGCGAGATTGCCGGGGTGATCGAGGCGCTCGGCGAGGGCGTCGAGGGCTGGCAGGTCGGCGACCGCGTGCTCGCGGGGATCGGCAATGGCGGGCTGGCCGAAAAGGTCTGCGTGGCCGCGGGACGGATGTTCAAGGTGCCCGACGGCGTGCCTTTCGAAAAAGCGGCGTCCTTGATGATGACCTACGGCACGACCATCCACGGCCTCAAGGACCGCGGCCATATCAAGCCCGGCGACGTGATGCTGGTGCTCGGCGCTGCGGGCGGTGTGGGCCTGTCGGCCGTCGAGCTCGGCAAGGCGTTCGGCGCGAAGGTCATCGCTGCGGTCTCGAGCGAGGCCAAGGGCGAAGTTGCGCGCCAGGCCGGGGCCGACGAGGTCGTGATCTACCCGCGCGATGCGATGGACAAGGACGCGTCGAAGGAGCTGGCGAACAAGTTCAAGGCAGCCTGCGGGCCCGATGGAGCGAATATCGTCTACGACATCGTCGGCGGGCAGTATTCCGAACCGGCCCTGCGCGCGATCGCGTGGGAAGGGCGCTTCCTGGTGGTCGGCTTTCCCGCCGGCATTCCGAAGATGCCGCTAAACCTGACCCTGCTGAAGAGCTGCGACATCTGCGGCGTGTTCTGGGGCGCCTTCACCGCGCGCGAACCCGAGAAGTTTCGCGCGCAGGCCGACGAGCTGTTCGACCTGATGGCCGCGGGCAAGATCGACCCGCTGATCTCGGAGACATTCCCGCTCGAACGCGGGGGCGAGGCGATTGCCAAGCTCGAAGCGCGTGAGGCAGTCGGCAAGCTCGTCGTCACCATGGATTGA